The sequence CGTGAGCATGTCTCTCCATGAAGAGGGGGCCCGCCGTGGCGGGCCCCCTCAGATCTTGTCGGTGCGGACTCAGGCGGCTTCCTCGTACCTGGCGAGCCAGGCGTCAAGGTCGGCGCGGCGTACGCGCACCTGGTGGTTGGGGAGCTTGATGAGCTTGGGCGCGAGGCCCCGGGCGCGCAGGCGGTAGAAGGCGGCGCGAGACATATTGAGTTCGTCGAGGACTTCGGGGAGCTTGAGCATCTTGGGGCGGGCCACGGTGCGACTCCTTCGGAGGCTTGGAGGGTGCGAGGGGGCGTGGTTGTCCGAGGTGTGGATTTCTGCGTCACCGCGTCACCCGCGTCATCCGGGGCTGTGACCTGCGGGTTTGGGTGACGCAGCGGATTGGGTGTGCGTCACCCGTGCGTCACCTTCTGCGTCACCGGATGACGCGGGGGTGACGCGGGTGACGCAGGGGTGACGCAGGATTCGGCGTCTGCGTCACCCCTT comes from Streptomyces sp. Mut1 and encodes:
- a CDS encoding helix-turn-helix transcriptional regulator, which produces MARPKMLKLPEVLDELNMSRAAFYRLRARGLAPKLIKLPNHQVRVRRADLDAWLARYEEAA